A genomic region of Garciella nitratireducens DSM 15102 contains the following coding sequences:
- the gyrA gene encoding DNA gyrase subunit A: MAEENNRVLQVNIEEEMEKSYIDYAMSVIVSRALPDVRDGLKPVHRRILYAMSELGLTPEKSYRKCARIVGDVLGKYHPHGDSAVYEALVRLAQDFSTRYPLVDGHGNFGSVDGDGAAAMRYTEAKMTKITQELLRDINKNTVNFSPNFDETLKEPEVLPSRFPNLLVNGSAGIAVGMATNIPPHNLGEIIDGIVEIIDHPEITIEQLMKKIKGPDFPTGGIILGKEGVKQAYTTGRGKVKVRAKANIEQMTNSKYRIIVTEIPYQVNKAKLIEKIAELVKDKKIEGISDLRDESDRHGMRIVVELKKDVNPNVVLNLLYKHTQMQETFGVIMLALVDNEPRILNLRQILDYYIEHQKEVIIRRTRFDLEKAQARAHILEGLRIALDHIDAVIDLIRNSKTVQIAKDGLIHQFKLSEKQAQAILDMRLQRLTGLEREKIEEEYHSLLETIKNLKEILESEYRILQVIREELLEVKEKYNDDRRTGFDIDASEIDIEDLIEQEDVVITLTHFGYIKRLPSNTYRSQKRGGKGVAALSTREDDFVEHLFMTSTHHYLLFFTNKGKVYRLKAFEIPEASRQARGTAIVNILQLDPGESIATVIPVKEFKENHYLIMATKLGIIKKTELIEYDTSRRTGLVAISLKENDELINVRLTNGDGEVIIGTKKGYAIRFSEKDVRPTGRTSMGVKGIDLRDGDEVIGMDLALEDSYLLAVSENGFGKMTPVEEYRIQSRGGKGIITYNITSKTGDLVGIRVVQKEDEIMLMNNNGIVIRLEVKGISKMGRNTQGVTLMRAKEGEKIITAAKVYVSDESEEDE, translated from the coding sequence AAATAATCGTGTTTTACAAGTCAATATAGAGGAGGAGATGGAAAAATCCTACATTGACTATGCAATGAGTGTAATAGTATCCCGTGCTCTTCCTGATGTAAGGGATGGTTTAAAACCAGTTCATAGAAGAATTTTATATGCAATGAGTGAATTAGGATTAACTCCAGAAAAATCCTATAGAAAATGTGCAAGAATTGTTGGAGATGTATTAGGAAAGTATCATCCTCATGGAGATAGTGCAGTATATGAAGCTTTAGTTCGTTTAGCTCAGGATTTTTCTACTCGTTATCCTTTAGTAGATGGTCATGGAAATTTCGGTTCTGTAGATGGAGACGGAGCAGCAGCGATGCGTTATACCGAGGCAAAAATGACTAAAATTACCCAAGAACTACTTCGAGATATTAACAAAAACACAGTGAATTTTTCACCAAATTTTGATGAAACTTTAAAGGAACCTGAGGTATTGCCTTCTCGTTTTCCTAATCTATTGGTAAATGGCTCTGCAGGAATTGCGGTAGGTATGGCTACGAATATTCCTCCTCATAATCTTGGAGAAATAATTGATGGAATTGTAGAAATTATTGATCATCCTGAGATTACGATAGAGCAACTTATGAAAAAGATTAAAGGTCCAGATTTTCCAACAGGAGGTATTATTTTAGGGAAAGAAGGAGTAAAACAAGCCTATACTACAGGAAGAGGAAAGGTAAAAGTACGGGCAAAAGCAAATATTGAGCAAATGACCAATAGTAAATATAGAATTATTGTCACTGAAATTCCTTATCAAGTTAACAAAGCAAAGTTGATTGAAAAAATTGCAGAATTAGTAAAAGATAAAAAAATTGAAGGAATTTCTGATCTTAGAGATGAATCAGATCGTCATGGAATGCGTATTGTTGTTGAACTTAAAAAAGACGTAAATCCCAATGTAGTATTAAATCTTTTATATAAACATACGCAAATGCAAGAAACCTTCGGAGTTATTATGCTAGCTTTAGTAGATAATGAGCCAAGGATCTTAAATTTAAGGCAAATACTAGATTATTATATTGAACATCAAAAAGAAGTAATCATTCGTAGAACAAGATTTGATTTAGAAAAAGCACAAGCACGTGCTCATATCTTAGAAGGTTTAAGGATTGCTTTAGATCATATTGATGCAGTGATTGATTTGATTCGTAATTCCAAAACAGTTCAGATTGCAAAAGATGGATTAATTCATCAATTTAAACTTAGTGAAAAACAAGCACAAGCTATCTTAGATATGCGTCTACAGCGTTTAACAGGTTTAGAAAGAGAAAAAATAGAAGAAGAATATCATTCTCTTTTAGAGACCATTAAAAATTTAAAGGAAATCTTAGAAAGTGAATATCGCATTTTACAAGTAATTCGAGAAGAGTTATTGGAAGTTAAAGAAAAGTATAATGATGATCGAAGAACAGGTTTTGATATTGATGCTAGTGAGATTGATATAGAGGATTTGATTGAACAAGAAGATGTAGTAATTACATTAACGCATTTTGGATATATCAAAAGACTGCCTTCTAATACTTATCGATCCCAAAAAAGAGGGGGAAAAGGAGTAGCAGCCCTTAGTACTCGTGAAGATGATTTTGTAGAGCATTTATTTATGACTTCTACACATCATTACTTATTATTCTTTACCAACAAAGGAAAGGTATATCGTTTAAAAGCTTTTGAAATTCCTGAAGCAAGTAGACAAGCTAGAGGAACAGCTATTGTAAATATTCTTCAATTGGACCCTGGAGAATCCATAGCTACAGTAATTCCTGTAAAAGAATTTAAAGAGAATCATTATTTGATTATGGCTACGAAACTGGGAATAATAAAGAAAACAGAATTGATTGAATATGATACTTCTAGGAGAACAGGGCTTGTAGCCATTTCTTTAAAAGAAAATGATGAATTGATTAATGTTCGGTTAACCAATGGAGATGGAGAAGTTATTATAGGGACTAAAAAAGGATACGCCATTCGTTTTTCAGAAAAGGATGTTCGTCCTACGGGAAGAACATCTATGGGAGTAAAGGGAATTGATCTAAGAGATGGAGATGAAGTCATAGGAATGGATTTAGCGTTAGAAGATTCCTATCTATTAGCAGTCAGCGAAAATGGATTTGGAAAAATGACTCCAGTAGAAGAATATCGCATTCAATCTAGAGGAGGAAAAGGAATTATTACGTACAATATTACTTCAAAAACAGGAGATCTAGTAGGAATTCGTGTTGTACAAAAAGAGGATGAAATTATGCTTATGAATAATAATGGGATTGTCATTCGATTAGAAGTAAAAGGTATTTCAAAAATGGGGAGAAATACTCAAGGGGTAACCTTAATGAGGGCAAAAGAAGGAGAAAAAATCATAACAGCTGCAAAAGTATATGTAAGTGATGAAAGTGAGGAAGACGAATAA
- the rpe gene encoding ribulose-phosphate 3-epimerase, with product MLKIAPSLLSADFANLEREIKQLHSLKVDMIHLDMMDGNFVPNITFGPDQIKDLRKTTDLFFDVHMMIQNPDQFIPKIVQAGANGITIHQEATTHLHRSIQLVKDQGVKVGVALNPATSIDSLKYVLDDIDMILLMTVNPGFGGQKFIKVIVEKIKETKKMIGNRSIDLQVDGGINEITAKECIQAGANILVAGSYIFNGEKEKNIRKLKEIQF from the coding sequence ATGCTAAAAATAGCTCCTTCCCTATTAAGTGCTGATTTTGCAAATTTAGAAAGAGAGATAAAGCAATTACATTCTCTTAAGGTAGATATGATTCATTTGGATATGATGGATGGAAATTTTGTACCTAATATTACTTTTGGACCTGATCAAATCAAAGATTTAAGAAAAACAACGGATCTCTTTTTTGATGTTCATATGATGATACAAAATCCTGACCAATTCATTCCTAAGATAGTACAAGCAGGAGCCAATGGGATTACTATTCATCAAGAAGCTACTACACATCTTCATCGCAGTATTCAATTGGTAAAAGATCAGGGGGTAAAAGTAGGAGTAGCTTTAAATCCAGCTACCTCAATAGATTCTCTTAAATATGTATTGGATGATATTGATATGATCTTACTTATGACTGTAAATCCTGGATTTGGAGGACAAAAATTTATAAAAGTGATAGTAGAAAAGATTAAAGAAACAAAAAAAATGATTGGAAATCGTTCGATAGATTTACAGGTAGATGGGGGAATCAATGAGATAACAGCAAAAGAATGTATACAAGCAGGAGCAAATATTTTAGTAGCAGGTTCTTATATTTTTAATGGAGAGAAAGAAAAAAATATAAGGAAACTAAAAGAAATTCAATTTTAA